A genomic window from Promicromonospora sukumoe includes:
- the dnaJ gene encoding molecular chaperone DnaJ has product MTDYYEILGVPRDASPEQIKKAYRKLARELHPDVAGDVGEDRFKDVARAYEVLSNPDKRQQYDMGVDPTSPGGGAGGGFGAGFGFQDIFETFFGGGQPTGPVPRARRGNDALVRLDLDLAEAVFGAKREIQVDTAVVCNTCGGDGARPGTHARTCDVCQGRGSVQRVARSFLGQVMTNQPCSACGGFGTVIPEPCTDCSGEGRVRSRRTISVNVPAGVDTGTRIKLSAQGEVGPGGGPAGDLYVEIRERAHDTFVRRGDELHCTLQVPMTAAALGTVLELDTLDGLQEIDLRPGTQPGQVMTLKGLGVGHLHSSGRGDLNVHIEVHVPTSLDEEQTALMQQLATLRGEERPEPRLATVQGGVFSRLRDKLSGR; this is encoded by the coding sequence GTGACCGACTACTACGAGATTCTCGGTGTTCCGCGCGACGCCTCGCCCGAGCAGATCAAGAAGGCATACCGCAAGCTCGCCCGTGAGCTGCACCCGGACGTGGCCGGCGACGTGGGCGAGGACCGGTTCAAGGACGTCGCGCGCGCGTACGAGGTGCTCTCCAACCCCGACAAGCGCCAGCAGTACGACATGGGCGTGGACCCCACGTCCCCCGGTGGCGGCGCGGGCGGCGGCTTCGGCGCCGGGTTCGGGTTCCAGGACATCTTCGAGACCTTCTTCGGCGGCGGGCAGCCGACCGGGCCGGTCCCGCGCGCCCGGCGCGGCAACGACGCGCTCGTGCGCCTCGACCTCGACCTCGCCGAGGCCGTGTTCGGCGCCAAGCGCGAGATCCAGGTCGACACCGCGGTGGTCTGCAACACCTGCGGTGGCGACGGCGCGCGGCCGGGCACCCACGCCCGCACCTGTGACGTCTGCCAGGGCCGCGGCTCCGTGCAGCGCGTCGCCCGCTCGTTCCTCGGCCAGGTCATGACCAACCAGCCGTGCTCCGCCTGCGGCGGCTTCGGCACCGTGATCCCCGAGCCCTGCACCGACTGCTCCGGCGAGGGCCGGGTGCGGTCGCGCCGCACCATCTCGGTGAACGTGCCCGCGGGCGTCGACACCGGCACGCGCATCAAGCTCTCCGCGCAGGGCGAGGTGGGCCCCGGCGGCGGCCCCGCCGGCGACCTGTACGTCGAGATCCGCGAGCGCGCGCACGACACGTTCGTGCGGCGCGGCGACGAGCTGCACTGCACCCTCCAGGTGCCGATGACGGCGGCGGCGCTCGGCACCGTGCTCGAGCTCGACACCCTCGACGGCCTGCAGGAGATCGACCTGCGCCCGGGCACGCAGCCCGGCCAGGTCATGACCCTCAAGGGCCTGGGCGTCGGGCACCTGCACTCCAGCGGGCGCGGCGACCTCAACGTGCACATCGAGGTCCATGTGCCCACGTCGCTGGACGAGGAGCAGACCGCGCTCATGCAGCAGCTCGCCACGCTCCGCGGCGAGGAGCGGCCCGAGCCGCGTCTCGCGACGGTCCAGGGCGGCGTCTTCTCGCGCCTGCGCGACAAGCTCAGCGGGCGCTGA
- a CDS encoding histidine triad nucleotide-binding protein: MTSTDSPDCLFCKIVAGDIPADVVASSDTAIAFRDIAPKAPVHVLVVPKEHYPDVPAFAASDPEGLASLIALADGVASEVADGQYRLVFNTGPKAGQSVFHVHAHLLAGADLPGFA; the protein is encoded by the coding sequence ATGACGAGTACCGACAGCCCCGACTGCCTCTTCTGCAAGATCGTCGCGGGGGACATCCCGGCCGACGTCGTCGCGTCGTCGGACACCGCCATCGCCTTCCGGGACATCGCGCCCAAGGCGCCGGTGCACGTCCTCGTGGTGCCCAAGGAGCACTACCCGGACGTGCCCGCGTTCGCGGCGTCGGACCCCGAGGGCCTCGCGAGCCTGATCGCGCTGGCGGACGGCGTGGCCTCCGAGGTGGCCGACGGCCAGTACCGCCTGGTCTTCAACACCGGGCCCAAGGCCGGCCAGAGCGTGTTCCACGTGCACGCCCACCTGCTCGCCGGTGCCGACCTCCCCGGGTTTGCCTGA
- a CDS encoding DUF3097 domain-containing protein, whose amino-acid sequence MVDERYGSDVLSPQFPGAQRGRRPTSQPTPAELGLVVEEVETGWVGAIVRVEKSGGMHVVVLEDRRGRTRTFPLGPGFWVEGKPVVLTAPVVNRAPAQPTRTASGSVAVHGARARVARGSRIWVEGKHDAELVEKVWGDDLRVEGVVVEMLDGVDHLAERLAEFGPDAERRVGVLVDHLVPGSKEQRLTDEALRTVPTGTVLVLGHPYVDVWQAVRAERLGLERWPVIDRGTEWKLGILRSLGWPAETQADVARGWQRILGTVRDFRDLDPALLGRVEELIDFVTIS is encoded by the coding sequence GTGGTCGACGAACGGTATGGGTCCGACGTGCTCTCCCCCCAGTTTCCCGGCGCGCAGCGAGGGCGGCGGCCGACGTCGCAGCCCACGCCCGCCGAGCTGGGCCTCGTGGTCGAGGAGGTCGAGACGGGCTGGGTGGGCGCGATCGTGCGCGTCGAGAAGTCGGGCGGCATGCACGTCGTCGTCCTGGAGGACCGGCGCGGCCGCACCCGCACCTTCCCGCTCGGCCCGGGGTTCTGGGTCGAGGGCAAGCCCGTCGTGCTCACCGCGCCCGTCGTGAACCGCGCCCCCGCGCAGCCCACACGCACGGCCTCCGGCTCCGTCGCGGTGCACGGCGCCCGCGCGCGCGTGGCCCGCGGCAGCCGCATCTGGGTCGAGGGCAAGCACGACGCCGAGCTCGTGGAGAAGGTCTGGGGCGACGACCTGCGGGTCGAGGGCGTCGTCGTCGAGATGCTCGACGGCGTGGACCACCTCGCCGAACGCCTCGCCGAGTTCGGGCCCGACGCCGAGCGCCGGGTCGGCGTGCTGGTGGACCACCTGGTGCCCGGCTCGAAGGAGCAGCGGCTCACCGACGAGGCGCTGCGCACCGTCCCGACGGGCACCGTCCTGGTGCTGGGCCACCCCTATGTGGACGTGTGGCAGGCGGTGCGCGCCGAGCGGCTCGGGCTGGAGCGCTGGCCCGTGATCGACCGCGGCACCGAGTGGAAGCTCGGCATCCTGCGTTCCCTGGGTTGGCCTGCGGAGACGCAGGCAGACGTCGCCCGTGGCTGGCAGCGCATCCTGGGCACCGTGCGCGACTTCCGGGACCTCGATCCCGCCCTGCTGGGACGTGTCGAAGAACTTATCGATTTCGTGACCATCTCGTAA
- a CDS encoding 16S rRNA (uracil(1498)-N(3))-methyltransferase, producing the protein MSAPVFLAEASAAHPLSGYAAGAVYVLDGAEGRHAGVVQRRGPGERIDVVDGAGVRLRTVVESVQGAEVHLRVEQADVEPVPDVVVTLVQALAKGDRDEMAIEAATETGADAIIPWQAERSVVVWRGDRAAKSRARWVSTVRAATKQARRARIPAVDVPLSSKQLAARTREVVAAGGAVVVLHEEATAGLASVALPDAGPLLLVVGPEGGISETEVALLTEAGATTARLGPHVLRTSTAGPIAIALLSERLGRW; encoded by the coding sequence ATGAGCGCGCCAGTCTTTCTCGCGGAGGCGTCCGCCGCCCATCCGCTGTCCGGGTACGCCGCGGGCGCGGTGTACGTGCTCGACGGCGCCGAGGGCCGGCACGCCGGTGTGGTCCAGCGGCGCGGTCCGGGGGAGCGCATCGACGTCGTCGACGGCGCGGGCGTCCGCCTGCGGACCGTCGTCGAGAGCGTGCAGGGCGCCGAGGTGCACCTGCGCGTCGAGCAGGCCGACGTCGAGCCTGTGCCCGACGTCGTCGTCACGCTCGTCCAGGCTCTCGCCAAGGGCGACCGCGACGAGATGGCCATCGAGGCCGCGACCGAGACCGGCGCGGACGCGATCATCCCGTGGCAGGCCGAACGGTCCGTCGTGGTGTGGCGCGGCGACCGCGCGGCGAAGTCGCGGGCCCGCTGGGTCAGCACCGTGCGGGCCGCGACCAAGCAGGCCCGCCGGGCGCGCATCCCCGCCGTCGACGTGCCGCTGAGCAGCAAGCAGCTCGCCGCCCGGACCCGTGAGGTCGTCGCGGCGGGCGGCGCCGTCGTCGTGCTGCACGAGGAGGCGACGGCCGGCCTCGCGTCGGTCGCGCTGCCCGACGCCGGCCCCCTGCTTCTCGTCGTCGGCCCCGAGGGCGGCATCTCCGAGACGGAGGTCGCCCTGCTCACGGAGGCGGGCGCCACCACGGCCCGCCTAGGCCCCCACGTCCTGCGTACGTCCACGGCGGGCCCGATAGCGATCGCCCTGCTGAGCGAACGCCTGGGCCGCTGGTAA
- a CDS encoding PhoH family protein, with translation MTTSSSTQSQTRIEHKIVVPAHIPTVALLGSRDSVLRAVEEGFPGVDVHARGNEIAVNGPAGDVALVTQLLDELIEVVEAGTQLTPEVVKRSVAMLSDASKSRPAEVLTFNILSSRGRTIRPKTVGQKAYVDAIDTNTITFGIGPAGTGKTYLAMAKAVQALQAKQVNRIILTRPAVEAGERLGFLPGTLSEKIDPYLRPLYDALHDMVDPEQVPKLIEAGTIEVAPLAYMRGRSLNDSFIVLDEAQNTSTEQMKMFLTRLGFGSKMVITGDATQVDLPGGTTSGLRVVEDILLGVDDVEFCRLTSSDVVRHRLVSDIIDAYARWDVLTDDRRPGRQPQDHRSGSNKRQRR, from the coding sequence ATGACAACTTCGTCCAGCACACAGTCCCAGACCCGGATCGAGCACAAGATCGTCGTCCCGGCCCACATCCCGACGGTCGCGCTCCTCGGGAGCCGGGACTCGGTGCTGCGGGCCGTCGAGGAGGGCTTTCCCGGCGTCGACGTCCATGCCCGTGGCAACGAGATAGCGGTGAACGGACCGGCGGGCGACGTCGCCCTGGTCACCCAGCTGCTCGACGAGCTGATCGAGGTCGTCGAGGCCGGCACCCAGCTCACCCCCGAGGTCGTCAAGCGTTCGGTGGCGATGCTGAGCGACGCGTCCAAGTCGCGGCCCGCCGAGGTCCTCACGTTCAACATCCTGTCCAGCCGGGGCCGCACCATCCGCCCCAAGACGGTCGGGCAGAAGGCGTACGTGGACGCCATCGACACCAACACCATCACCTTCGGCATCGGCCCGGCCGGCACCGGCAAGACCTACCTCGCCATGGCCAAGGCCGTCCAGGCGCTGCAGGCCAAGCAGGTCAACCGGATCATCCTGACGCGCCCGGCCGTCGAGGCCGGGGAGCGCCTCGGGTTCCTGCCCGGCACGCTGTCCGAGAAGATCGACCCCTACCTGCGCCCGCTCTACGACGCGCTGCACGACATGGTCGACCCCGAGCAGGTGCCCAAGCTCATCGAGGCGGGCACCATCGAGGTCGCGCCCCTGGCGTACATGCGCGGCCGGTCGCTCAACGACTCGTTCATCGTGCTGGACGAGGCGCAGAACACCTCCACCGAGCAGATGAAGATGTTCCTGACCCGCCTGGGCTTCGGCTCCAAGATGGTGATCACCGGCGACGCGACCCAGGTCGACCTGCCGGGCGGCACCACCTCCGGCCTGCGCGTCGTCGAGGACATCCTGCTCGGCGTCGACGACGTCGAGTTCTGCCGCCTGACGTCGTCCGACGTCGTGCGGCACCGTCTGGTCAGCGACATCATCGACGCGTACGCGCGGTGGGACGTGCTCACGGACGACCGTCGTCCGGGCCGCCAGCCGCAGGACCATCGTTCGGGAAGCAACAAGAGGCAGCGCCGGTGA
- a CDS encoding helix-hairpin-helix domain-containing protein, which produces MGWFIAQSLAFIIIAALIGLAIGIWIGWVVWGRRARGKHTAEKAEAAARSAGASSAATEASGDEASADGGTGAAKADAAGTAEAESVEAEPAEAEPAEAEKADAEAVPALAAATAGTAAATSATAGENDGAKADAESIAGAGADKADEATDGNSGAGADATDGAGDTEAADAKQDATKEQGAEDEVTSAESDVVAEAEAVAREAAEAAAAQAAARLEAGGDAETAVVPEAAEAADDLQRLEGVGPKIAAALKAAGYTTYAKIAGATEAELREAVAGQGIKFAPAAASWADQAQYLVDNDAKGLEEYQDYLVGGQERRAKFNENVDYTDVDEIEGAAAKAAALAEDEAAAAAAAVVVPEPEPTPEPEPQDLQRIEGIGPKIEAALQAAGYTTYAKVAAASEDDLRAALTASGITFAPAATTWADQAQYLVDGDEDGLKEYQDYLIGGQERRAKFNENVDYTDVDEIEGAAAKAAALAQDEAEAAAAPVVEPEPEPAPEPEPQDLQRIEGIGPKIESTLHAAGFTTYAKIAAASEDELRAALATGGITFAPAAASWADQAQYLADGDETGLQEFQDYLIGGQDRAAKFRKDVDYTDVDEVEGTAAKAEAIAEDEAKAEAAEADESSEAESAGAEKSEDDEPTQSEVKA; this is translated from the coding sequence GTGGGTTGGTTCATCGCCCAATCGCTCGCATTCATCATCATCGCGGCCCTGATCGGCCTCGCGATCGGCATCTGGATCGGCTGGGTCGTCTGGGGCCGCCGCGCCAGGGGCAAGCACACCGCGGAGAAGGCCGAGGCCGCCGCGCGTTCGGCCGGTGCTTCCTCGGCTGCCACGGAGGCCTCGGGCGACGAGGCGAGCGCGGACGGCGGGACTGGTGCCGCCAAGGCGGACGCGGCCGGGACCGCTGAGGCGGAGTCTGTTGAGGCGGAGCCGGCTGAGGCGGAGCCGGCTGAGGCGGAGAAGGCGGACGCCGAGGCGGTGCCCGCCCTCGCTGCCGCGACCGCCGGGACCGCGGCGGCGACTTCCGCTACTGCTGGCGAGAACGACGGCGCGAAGGCCGACGCCGAGAGCATCGCCGGCGCGGGCGCCGACAAGGCCGACGAGGCGACGGACGGGAACTCCGGCGCGGGTGCCGACGCGACCGACGGGGCCGGTGACACCGAGGCCGCGGACGCGAAGCAGGACGCCACGAAGGAGCAGGGCGCGGAGGACGAGGTCACGTCCGCCGAGTCCGACGTCGTCGCCGAGGCGGAGGCCGTCGCGCGCGAGGCCGCCGAGGCTGCCGCCGCGCAGGCCGCGGCACGGCTCGAGGCCGGGGGCGACGCCGAGACCGCCGTCGTGCCCGAGGCCGCCGAGGCCGCGGACGATCTGCAGCGTCTGGAGGGCGTCGGCCCGAAGATCGCCGCGGCGCTGAAGGCGGCCGGCTACACCACGTACGCGAAGATCGCGGGCGCGACCGAGGCCGAGCTCCGGGAGGCCGTCGCGGGCCAGGGCATCAAGTTCGCCCCGGCGGCCGCGAGCTGGGCCGACCAGGCGCAGTACCTCGTGGACAACGACGCGAAGGGCCTGGAGGAGTACCAGGACTACCTCGTGGGCGGCCAGGAGCGGCGCGCGAAGTTCAACGAGAACGTCGACTACACCGACGTCGACGAGATCGAGGGCGCAGCCGCTAAGGCCGCCGCGCTCGCCGAGGACGAGGCGGCCGCCGCGGCCGCGGCCGTCGTCGTGCCGGAGCCCGAGCCCACGCCGGAGCCCGAGCCGCAGGACCTGCAGCGCATCGAGGGCATCGGCCCCAAGATCGAGGCGGCCCTGCAGGCTGCCGGCTACACGACGTACGCCAAGGTCGCCGCGGCGAGCGAGGACGACCTGCGCGCGGCCCTGACCGCGAGCGGCATCACGTTCGCGCCGGCCGCCACGACCTGGGCCGACCAGGCCCAGTACCTGGTGGACGGCGACGAGGACGGCCTCAAGGAGTACCAGGACTACCTCATCGGCGGCCAGGAGCGGCGCGCGAAGTTCAACGAGAACGTCGACTACACCGACGTCGACGAGATCGAGGGCGCAGCCGCCAAGGCCGCCGCGCTCGCGCAGGACGAGGCGGAGGCCGCGGCGGCGCCCGTCGTCGAGCCGGAGCCCGAGCCCGCCCCGGAGCCCGAGCCGCAGGACCTGCAGCGCATCGAGGGCATCGGCCCCAAGATCGAGTCCACGCTTCACGCCGCCGGCTTCACGACCTACGCGAAGATCGCCGCCGCGAGCGAGGACGAGCTGCGCGCGGCGCTCGCCACGGGCGGCATCACGTTCGCCCCGGCGGCCGCGAGCTGGGCCGACCAGGCCCAGTACCTGGCCGACGGCGACGAGACCGGCCTGCAGGAGTTCCAGGACTACCTCATCGGCGGCCAGGACCGCGCCGCCAAGTTCCGCAAGGACGTCGACTACACGGACGTCGACGAGGTCGAGGGCACCGCGGCCAAGGCCGAGGCGATCGCCGAGGACGAGGCGAAGGCCGAGGCCGCCGAGGCTGACGAGAGCAGCGAGGCCGAGAGCGCCGGGGCCGAGAAGTCTGAGGACGACGAGCCCACGCAGTCCGAGGTGAAGGCATGA
- a CDS encoding DUF4870 domain-containing protein: MSENPQEPQSPQQPGPAPQQPTPGPAAPQPQDGPAYGTPNPQPGQSPYQGPPQAGPAYSGQYQPQPLTPSDERMWTVLAQVGPFLLSFIAPLVIWLVLKDRSRFVDQEAKESLNFQITMAIAQVAAAIITGITFGIGGIVYLAFIAAIVFMILAAVANGKGAPYRYPVNIRFIK, encoded by the coding sequence ATGTCCGAAAACCCGCAGGAGCCGCAGTCTCCTCAGCAGCCCGGCCCGGCGCCGCAGCAGCCGACGCCCGGCCCCGCAGCCCCGCAGCCGCAGGACGGCCCCGCCTACGGGACGCCCAACCCGCAGCCCGGGCAGTCGCCCTACCAGGGTCCCCCGCAGGCGGGCCCCGCCTACAGCGGCCAGTACCAGCCGCAGCCGCTCACGCCGTCGGACGAGCGCATGTGGACCGTGCTGGCCCAGGTCGGCCCGTTCCTCCTGTCGTTCATCGCGCCCCTGGTGATCTGGCTGGTCCTCAAGGACCGCAGCCGGTTCGTCGACCAGGAGGCCAAGGAGTCCCTGAACTTCCAGATCACCATGGCCATCGCGCAGGTCGCCGCCGCGATCATCACCGGCATCACGTTCGGTATCGGCGGGATCGTGTACCTGGCGTTCATCGCCGCGATCGTGTTCATGATCCTGGCGGCCGTCGCCAACGGTAAGGGCGCGCCCTACCGCTACCCGGTGAACATCCGCTTCATCAAGTAG
- the ybeY gene encoding rRNA maturation RNase YbeY, which translates to MSIEVNNESGFEVDEAEFAALGRFVIDAMRVHPQSELSIIFVDTTVMSDLHVQWMDEPGPTDVLSFPMDELRPGRDGDVTPAGTLGDIVLCPEVAVTQAKAAGHSTTEELLLLTTHGILHLLGYDHAEPEEEKEMFALQRKLLLTFLATR; encoded by the coding sequence GTGAGCATCGAGGTCAACAACGAGTCGGGGTTCGAGGTCGACGAGGCGGAGTTCGCCGCGCTCGGCCGCTTCGTCATCGACGCCATGCGCGTACACCCCCAGTCGGAGCTGTCGATCATCTTCGTCGACACCACCGTCATGTCCGACCTGCACGTGCAGTGGATGGACGAGCCAGGGCCCACCGACGTCCTCTCGTTCCCCATGGACGAGCTCCGGCCGGGGCGTGACGGCGACGTCACCCCGGCCGGAACGCTCGGCGACATCGTGCTGTGCCCGGAGGTCGCGGTCACCCAGGCCAAGGCCGCCGGCCACTCCACGACGGAGGAGCTGCTGCTCCTGACGACGCACGGCATCCTGCACCTGCTGGGCTACGACCACGCGGAGCCGGAGGAGGAGAAGGAGATGTTCGCCCTGCAGCGCAAGCTCCTGCTCACCTTCCTCGCGACGCGGTGA
- the hemW gene encoding radical SAM family heme chaperone HemW — translation MPALPPGIPVPDDGGLPAWARPSGAVATAAPFGVYVHVPFCTVRCGYCDFNTYTASELGGGANQAAYATTALREVSLARQVLADAGRTPAAVSTVFFGGGTPTMLPAEDLARVLTGIGDAWGLADPSTGSGQAVEVTTEANPDSVTPESLRVLADAGFTRVSFGMQSAVPHVLATLERTHDPLRIPDVVRWAKDAGLDVSLDLIYGTPGESLDDWRTSVEAALATGVDHVSAYALVVEPGTKMAAQVRRGEVTLPDEDDQAAKYELADDLITAAGLRWYEVSNWSRPGHECRHNVGYWRGDDWWGVGPGAHSYVSAPSSSVPAPAPDAASGETTTDGEPSGEPPAGVRWWNVKHPRAYATRLEAGHSPGAGRELLTREEAHLERVMLGVRLREGLDLGVLSAPGRTAVAGLVARGLLDGHAAVGAGGVPPRALLTRRGRLLADAVVRDLTA, via the coding sequence GTGCCCGCACTTCCCCCCGGCATCCCCGTGCCCGACGACGGCGGGCTGCCCGCCTGGGCGCGCCCGTCGGGTGCGGTCGCCACCGCCGCGCCGTTCGGCGTGTACGTGCACGTGCCGTTCTGCACGGTGCGCTGCGGCTACTGCGACTTCAACACCTACACGGCGTCCGAGCTGGGCGGCGGCGCGAACCAGGCCGCCTACGCGACCACCGCGCTGCGTGAGGTCTCGCTCGCGCGCCAGGTGCTGGCCGACGCCGGACGGACCCCCGCAGCGGTCTCGACCGTCTTCTTCGGCGGCGGCACGCCGACGATGCTCCCCGCCGAGGACCTCGCACGGGTGCTGACCGGCATCGGGGACGCCTGGGGCCTGGCTGACCCTTCGACAGGCTCAGGGCAAGCTGTCGAGGTCACCACGGAGGCCAACCCGGACTCCGTGACCCCCGAGTCGCTGCGCGTGCTGGCCGACGCCGGCTTCACGCGCGTCTCGTTCGGCATGCAGTCCGCCGTGCCGCACGTCCTGGCGACGCTGGAGCGCACCCACGACCCGCTGCGCATCCCCGACGTCGTGCGGTGGGCCAAGGACGCCGGGCTGGACGTGTCCCTGGACCTCATCTACGGCACGCCCGGCGAGTCCCTGGATGACTGGCGCACCAGCGTCGAGGCGGCGCTGGCCACCGGCGTCGACCACGTGTCCGCGTACGCGCTGGTGGTGGAGCCCGGCACGAAGATGGCCGCCCAGGTGCGCCGCGGCGAGGTCACGCTGCCCGACGAGGACGACCAGGCCGCCAAGTACGAGCTGGCCGACGACCTGATCACCGCGGCCGGCCTGCGCTGGTACGAGGTGTCGAACTGGTCCCGGCCGGGGCACGAGTGCCGGCACAACGTGGGGTACTGGCGGGGTGACGACTGGTGGGGCGTAGGTCCCGGAGCGCACAGCTACGTGTCGGCGCCGTCGTCGTCGGTGCCGGCTCCGGCGCCTGATGCGGCGTCGGGCGAGACGACGACGGACGGCGAGCCCAGCGGCGAGCCGCCCGCCGGCGTCCGCTGGTGGAACGTGAAGCACCCCCGCGCCTACGCGACCCGCCTGGAGGCCGGGCACAGCCCGGGCGCCGGGCGCGAGCTGCTCACCCGCGAGGAGGCGCACCTGGAGCGCGTCATGCTCGGCGTGCGGCTGCGCGAGGGGCTGGACCTCGGCGTGCTCTCGGCGCCCGGCCGCACCGCGGTGGCGGGACTCGTGGCCCGGGGGCTGCTCGACGGGCACGCCGCCGTCGGCGCGGGCGGGGTGCCCCCGCGCGCCCTGCTGACGCGGCGCGGGCGGCTGCTCGCGGACGCCGTCGTGCGCGATCTGACGGCCTGA
- the hrcA gene encoding heat-inducible transcriptional repressor HrcA: MSEERRLDVLRAIVEDYVRTREPVGSRILTERHQLGVSPATVRNDMAALEEAGLIAQPHTSAGRIPTDKGYRLFVDQLAEVRPLSVPQRRAIETFLSQAVDLDDVVARAGRLIAQLTGQVAVVQYPSLRRSGLRHLELVPTAEGRLLVVVITDTGRVEQRFLDVPVDLDDGTLGELRARLNAATAGRRLADIGDAFAGVAEAMAPEHRPLATAVAEVVTAALGEESEERIVLTGQANLARSSMRFEQGLRPVLEALEEQVVLLGLLTDMTDDAGVAVSIGHENRLAGLAETSVVTSGYGSSDGDTVAILSSIGPTRMDYPGTIAAVRAVARYLSRVLPS; this comes from the coding sequence GTGAGCGAGGAACGCAGGCTCGATGTCCTGCGGGCGATCGTGGAGGACTATGTCCGCACGCGTGAACCCGTCGGCTCGCGCATCCTGACGGAGCGCCACCAGCTCGGCGTATCGCCCGCCACCGTGCGCAACGACATGGCGGCACTGGAGGAGGCCGGGCTCATCGCCCAGCCCCACACGTCCGCCGGTCGCATCCCCACCGACAAGGGCTACCGCCTCTTCGTCGACCAGCTCGCGGAGGTGCGGCCCCTGTCCGTGCCCCAGCGGCGCGCCATCGAGACGTTCCTGTCCCAGGCCGTCGACCTGGACGACGTCGTGGCGCGCGCCGGGCGGCTCATCGCCCAGCTCACCGGGCAGGTCGCCGTCGTGCAGTACCCGTCGCTGCGCCGGTCCGGGCTGCGGCACCTGGAGCTCGTGCCCACGGCCGAGGGCCGGCTCCTCGTCGTCGTCATCACGGACACCGGCCGGGTGGAGCAGCGCTTCCTCGACGTCCCCGTCGACCTGGACGACGGGACGCTCGGCGAGCTGCGCGCCCGCCTGAACGCCGCGACCGCCGGCCGCCGCCTCGCCGACATCGGCGACGCGTTCGCCGGCGTCGCCGAGGCCATGGCGCCCGAGCACCGGCCGCTGGCGACCGCCGTGGCCGAGGTGGTCACCGCCGCGCTCGGCGAGGAGAGCGAGGAACGCATCGTGCTGACCGGCCAGGCCAACCTGGCGCGGTCGAGCATGCGGTTCGAGCAGGGGCTGCGGCCCGTCCTGGAGGCGCTCGAGGAGCAGGTCGTCCTGCTCGGTCTCCTCACCGACATGACCGACGACGCCGGGGTGGCGGTGAGCATCGGCCACGAGAACCGGCTGGCGGGACTGGCGGAGACCTCCGTCGTCACGTCCGGCTACGGCTCGTCCGACGGCGACACCGTCGCGATCCTGAGCTCGATCGGCCCCACCCGTATGGACTATCCGGGCACCATCGCCGCGGTGCGCGCCGTCGCGCGCTACCTGTCACGAGTGCTGCCCAGCTAG
- a CDS encoding OmpA family protein, producing the protein MNLKVVLPPVIIVVLGLGALSSVQNTGFREHIETTLTESAQGALSAAGIEGADVRFAGRDADVTAPSDAEALTAAEVVGGVTGVRTAAAYGPDGLVSGEPGPAEAAEPAETEDETDDVTDAATDALADAIASPEASEATSGDGTSDDEATEDEATDGATDDAADDKDDDKDEPKREPTREEREQAQEDLVEIPNITFVTDSARLTKDGRRVVREAAEVLAEHPEVEVRVEGHTDSVGSDEHNQRLSERRAEQVVDELVDLGVERDRLTWKGFGESDPLVVPRTFEDLEKNRRVEFIVRN; encoded by the coding sequence ATGAACCTGAAGGTCGTGCTCCCGCCGGTGATCATCGTGGTCCTCGGCCTGGGCGCCCTGTCGAGCGTCCAGAACACGGGGTTCCGTGAGCACATCGAGACCACGCTGACGGAGAGCGCGCAGGGGGCCCTCTCCGCCGCGGGCATCGAGGGCGCGGACGTCCGGTTCGCGGGCCGCGACGCCGACGTGACCGCGCCGAGCGACGCGGAGGCGCTGACCGCCGCGGAGGTCGTCGGCGGGGTGACCGGCGTCCGGACCGCCGCGGCCTACGGGCCGGACGGCCTGGTCTCGGGCGAGCCCGGCCCCGCGGAGGCCGCGGAGCCGGCGGAGACCGAGGACGAGACCGACGACGTCACCGACGCCGCGACGGACGCCCTGGCCGACGCGATCGCGTCGCCCGAGGCGAGCGAGGCGACGTCGGGCGACGGGACGAGCGACGACGAGGCGACCGAGGACGAGGCGACGGACGGCGCGACCGACGATGCCGCCGACGACAAGGACGACGACAAGGACGAGCCCAAGCGCGAGCCGACCCGCGAGGAGCGGGAGCAGGCGCAGGAGGACCTCGTCGAGATCCCGAACATCACGTTCGTCACGGACAGCGCCCGGCTGACCAAGGACGGCCGTCGCGTGGTGCGGGAGGCCGCGGAGGTGCTCGCGGAGCACCCGGAGGTCGAGGTACGCGTCGAGGGCCACACCGACTCGGTGGGCAGCGACGAGCACAACCAGCGGCTCAGCGAGCGCCGCGCGGAGCAGGTCGTGGACGAGCTGGTGGACCTGGGCGTCGAGCGCGACCGGCTGACGTGGAAGGGCTTCGGCGAGTCGGACCCGCTGGTCGTCCCGCGCACGTTCGAGGACCTGGAGAAGAACCGCCGCGTGGAGTTCATAGTCCGCAACTGA